ATGGCAATAAATCCGACACCCGCCATCACGACATGTCCCAGGCAATTGAGGAAAGACTCTTTCCCAATCTCCCATGTCAATGAAAAGGCGCAACCTATGTCAAAGCGCTGCATAGCGATTTTCCCCTTGCGCAATTATTTCAGTGATTTTCGGGATTGCGTCCTGCCACTTCAACCGAAAGTGTCTTTCAGTTCGCCAGCACCGGGTCCGCTAAGCTGGCGATAAATAGCCGCAGAGATTGCGAGACTGAAGGCAGTAGCCACACCTTGAAACAGCACCTGTACCAGTTGACCGATTGAGGCACCAATGCTGCCCGCGATCATGAATATACCAGCGACGATGCCGACAATCAGCGAGATCACGAACAGCACAACGAACAAGACAACAATAAACCCGAAAATGCGCAACGAATTGCCTTTGGTCAGCTCCCATGACCGTTGCAACGCTGCTATCGGATTGCGCTCTTTCTCTGCAACGATTATGGGCGCAGCGCAGATAAATTTAATCGCAAGATAAATACCCGGGACAATAAGCAGCATAAAGCCAATGCCGATAGCCAAACCCATGAGCAGGCTGGTGAGAAAATAGGGAATGAAGAGACCAAATGCCGCAGCAATGGCTGTGCCAACCGTTGGACGGCTCTCGTCAAGATATATGGTCAGGACGGTGACTGTACCGATGACACCAATGAGGCTGGCAATCAGAATGGGCAAGAAATTGTCAGCATAAAAGGTCAGCATTTCGTCCAAAACAGCATTGGGGTCGCCAGATGCGCCAGCCAGCGGATCCCCCATCACCATTGTCATTGCAAATTGTGGAATCACAAAGAACACGCCAATGACCGCGATCAATATCTGGACATTGCCCGTAACAAGAGCGACCGCTTCGCTCCACGTTGCCCCAAAATCAAATGGCTTTTGCATTACACCCCCCACAACCAGAACGGGAATAGCGTGAAACTTGTCCTGACTTTTCCCGCATTATTCCCATGAATCCCGCCGGTCATGCGATAGGCCGCCGCTTATGTCCAGCCCTATAAACCGCCACAATGAATCCTTTTGTAGCACCGGTTTGGCAATGATCACTCTTGCAAATCCATGCTTGGCCGCGCACATCGGGGCCATGGCAACTTCTTTAGCAAAGCAACGCTCAGGTTCACCTAAAGCCACCATTGCCCCGCCCCAATGGCAGGTGAGTGATGGCCTGACCGGCTATGAGGATGCACTCGCCACCATGGAAGCGCGCAATCAGGCGGTGCAGGCGGGTGACGCTGAAGAGCTGATCTGGTTGCTCGAGCATCCGCCACTCTACACCGCCGGCACCAGCGCTGATCCATCGGAATTGCTGACACAGGATTTCCCCGTTTTCGAGACCGGACGCGGCGGACGCCATACCTATCATGGCCCGGGTCAGCGGGTCGGCTATCTGATGCTCGACCTCAACCGGCGCGGGCGCGATATTCGCTGCTTTGTCCATGCGCTTGAAGGCTGGGTTATCAATGCGCTGAGCGATTTCGATGTCGCTGCGCGCCGCGCCGAGGGTCGTATCGGTATCTGGGTCGATGGCCCGGATGGCCGTGAGGCAAAGATCGGCGCCATAGGTATCAGAGTGCGCAAATGGGTGACGATGCATGGCTTTGCCGTCAATATCGACCCGGCGCTCGACCATTTTACCGGGATTATCCCTTGCGGGATTAGTGAATATCCGGTGACCAGCCTGCGTGCTTTAGGTAAGGACGCCAACATGGACGATTTCGACGCCGCGCTGGAGCGGCATCTGCCGACATTTCTCAACGCACTGGGCACCAATAGCGCGAAAGGACAATGCGCATGACCATCTACAAGCCAGCTCTTCTCACCGCCCTGTTGCTGCCTCTGGCGCTTACTGCCTGTGGCGGCAATACCGAGGGTGAAGGCGAAGCGACCGAGAGCGAATTGGGCGATATTGATGTCCTCGAAGGCTCGGTCAGCGACGATATGATCACGCTCGATCGCTTTGGCGAGAATCCGCTGGCGGAAGACGCCCAGGAGACGGATGAGGACGAAAATGGTTCTTCCCCTGCGCCTGCTGCCAGCAATGAAAATGCCACTTCTGAAAGCGACTCAGACGACGATAATGGTGCAGGTGATGCGGAAGAAGGTACTGACAACGAAGAGTAATCTTTGGTCACACCACATAGGGCAGCGTATCTATCAAACCCGCTTCGGCAAAACCCTGTTTACGCAGGCGGCAGCTATCGCATAACCCGCAAGCCCGGCCATCCGGAGCAGGGTCATAGCAGGACCAACTCAGCGCCGGGTCTAAACCCAGTCGTCCTGTTTCGCGTGCAATATCGGCCTTGCCAAGATGCTGTAGCGGGGCATGGATTGTAAACGGCTTGCCTTCATCGCCCGCCTTGGTGGCCAGCTCCGCCAGCTCGGTGAATTTGTCGATAAATTCCGGACGGCAATCGGGATAACCCGAATAATCCAGCGCATTCACGCCGATAAAGATATCCCGCGCGCCCAAGGCCTCGGCCCAACCCAGGGTAAGCGAGAGGAAAATCAGGTTGCGCGCCGGGACATAGGTGACCGGAATGCCAGCACCGACACCTTCTTTCGGCACATCAATATCATCAGTCAGCGCCGATCCGCCAAATTGCCTCAGATCAAGCGGCAAAATGATATGCTGCGCTGCACGCAATTCGCGCGCAATCGCCTTTGCTGCCTCAATCTCGCGCTTGTGCCGCTGGCCATAGTCAATGGTGAGCGCGTGAATGGCATAGCCCTGCTCGCGCGCCAAAGCGGCGGAAACCATGGAATCCAGCCCGCCAGAGAGCAACACAACGGCAGTAGGGCCATCATTGGGATCGGGATATAGTCCGTTCATAGGCACTGCATAGGCCAGCACAGCCACTTGAGCAATATTGTGCAGTGCAAAAAAATGGGTCGCCCCGAAGAACGACCCATAGGCAGGCTATAAGCCTGAAGGGAGGAAAGCGTACCAATGTTGGCACGCACATGGTGGTAAACCCATAAGGTTAAGATATTGATAACGCAGTGCCGGCAAATCGCAGAGCGCGGTTAATCACGCTGCAATATGGTGTCCTTGGCCTCAGGAAGCTGGCCGGGATAATCCTGGGTATAGTGCAGGCCACGGCTTTCCTCACGCGCCAGCGCTGAGGTTACGATAAGGTCGGCAACATCGACCAAATTCCTGAGTTCGATCACATCCGCCGTCACCCGGAAATTGCCATAATATTCCTCAACCTCTTCGGCGAGCAGCCGCACCCGGTTCTGCGCCCGCTCGAGCCTTTTGGTGGTGCGGACAATGCCGACATAGTCCCACATGAAACGGCGTATCTCGCGCCAGTTATGCTGTACTACCACTTCCTCATCGGAATCGGTGACCCGGCTTTCATCCCAGCGGCGTACCGCGGGCGGGGTTGGCATTTCGTCCCATTTATCCAGAATATCGCGTGCTGCAGCATCGCCGAAAACAAAGCATTCGAGCAGGGAATTGGAAGCCAGACGGTTAGCGCCATGCAGCCCGGACTCACTGACTTCTCCAGCAGCATAGAGTCCGTCGAGGTCGGTGCGCCCTTTCAAATCGATCAGCACCCCGCCACAGGTATAATGCTGTGCCGGAACAACCGGGATCGGTTCTTTGGTGATATCGGTGCCGAGGGTCAGCAGCTTCTCATAGATGGTCGGGAAATGCCCTTTGACGAAATCGGCAGGCTGGTGGCTGATATCGAGATGGACATAGTCGAGGCCCAGCCGCTTGATCTCATGGTCAATCGCGCGCGCCACAACATCGCGCGGCGCCAGTTCCAGCCGGTCATCAAAATCGGCCATAAAGCGATAGCCGGTATCGGGGATCAGCAAATGCCCGCCCTCCCCGCGCACCGCCTCAGTAATCAGGAAGTTCTTGACCTCCAGATTGTAAAGACAGGTGGGGTGAAACTGCATCATCTCCATATTTGAGACACGCGCCCCCGCGCGCCAGGCCATGGCGATTCCGTCTCCGGTGGCCCCGCGCGGTGCGGTGGAGAAGAGATAGGCCCTTCCTGCCCCGCCGGTCGCCAAAATCGTTGCGCGTGCGGTCACCGTCTCGACCCGCCCGGTGCGGCGATTGAGGGTATAGGCACCCCAGATACGTTCCTCACCGGTCGGGCTTTCCAGATGCCGGTCCGCGATCAGATCAATCGCCACCATATCCGGCAAAATGGTGATATTGGGGTTGGCATTGGCGGCGCGTTCCAGCGCCTCCTGCACCGCCCATCCGGTGGCATCATCGACATGCACGATACGACGATGGCTATGCCCACCCTCGCGCGTGAGATGGAGGTCATTATCGCCCTCACGGTTGAACGGCACCCCATAATCAATCAGCTTGTTGATCGCATCGGGCGCATTCTCGACGACAAATTCCACCGTCTCGCGCCGGTTAAGCCCGGCTCCGGCGACCATCGTGTCCTCGATATGGCTCTCAAAAGTATCACCCGCCTCGAGCACAGCCGCAATCCCGCCTTGCGCCCAGGCGGTAGAGCCACCCGAAATATTCCCCTTGGCCAGCACGAGCACCTTGCGCTCACTTGCCAGAGCAATGGCGGCGGAAAGCCCCGCGGCACCGGAACCGATAATCAGGACGTCATGATCATTTTGCATCGCGCTTCCCTGTGCTGCCAAAGCCCTGCTGTCAATCACCATAGCGCTGCAAATTGACAAACTTTGGCGGATTGCTTACAAATATTCCTATGGCCACCATGAACATTTCGCTGCCCGATGAGATGAAAGCCTTTGTTGAAGCACAGGTGAAAAGCGGCCTTTACGCCAATGCCAGCGACTTTTTCCGTGACGCCATCCGTGACCGCATGTGGACCCGCGAAGCCTTGCTTGAAGCGCTTGTCGAAGGCGAGAAAAGTGGCATTGATGATCTGTCACCCAGAGAAGCCTTTGAAGAATTTCTGAAGGCCAATCCGTGAAACTGGTGCTTACCCGGCGCGCGCGTCGGGATATGGACAGTATCTCTGCCTATACATTGAAAAATTGGGGGCGAGCGCAGCTTCTCGACTATATGGGCGGCTTGCTCGACAGGATGGACGAGATTGCCGCCGAACCTGAAAAAGGGCGCAGCGTTCCCGGTATCCCTGATCGCTTTCGCCGCCAAAGCTATCGCGCCCATTTCATCTTTTTCTCTATCAGAGGCGATGAGGTGCGGATTATCCGCATCCTGCATCAAAGCATGGACCATGCACGCCATCTGGGTCGAAGCTTTTAGGATCAGGCAAGGTCCGCAACGAGCAATCTATACCCCATATCGCGCTGTTCCTGGCCCAATAAATCGCCATAGCGTTTTTGCCATTCGCCACTTGCCAAATCGCGCTCGAGACGGGCCAAGCCATCGTCCACTCCGTCTATTTTCCAGAAGGATGAACTGCCCTTGCGAAGCCTTGGGTCAAGATAGGCCTGGGGTCGCCGCCAATAGGCATAGAGAAAACCGTCGCTACAATCATGCGGAACAGGCAACGGCGATATCTGCACCGGGCCGAGAATGCCGGAATAAAAATCCATAGGCGGCATCTGGGCATCGTCCAATGCAGCCAGTTGTGGCCAATAGTCCAATAGCCAGTTTTCACGAAAACCGGGATCGAATGCCAGAATGACGATCTTTTTCCGCGCCACCCGGCGCATTTCCGCAAGGCCTTTTGCTGCGTCGGCCCAGTGGTGGACGGTCAATATCGCTAAAGCTGCATCAAAGCTGTCGTCGGCAAAAGGGATATTTTCGGCTGATCCCTGAACCGCTTGCGCCGCATCAGCCGGTCGCTGGCTGATCATCTGCGCCGAAGGTTCGAGCGCCGTTACTTCCAGATCGCCGGGCTCATAAGACCCGGTTCCGGCACCGACATTCAACACCGATGCCACATCGCCAATCGCATTACGGATATGCGCCGCGATAC
The sequence above is drawn from the Parasphingorhabdus sp. SCSIO 66989 genome and encodes:
- a CDS encoding glycerophosphoryl diester phosphodiesterase membrane domain-containing protein; the protein is MQKPFDFGATWSEAVALVTGNVQILIAVIGVFFVIPQFAMTMVMGDPLAGASGDPNAVLDEMLTFYADNFLPILIASLIGVIGTVTVLTIYLDESRPTVGTAIAAAFGLFIPYFLTSLLMGLAIGIGFMLLIVPGIYLAIKFICAAPIIVAEKERNPIAALQRSWELTKGNSLRIFGFIVVLFVVLFVISLIVGIVAGIFMIAGSIGASIGQLVQVLFQGVATAFSLAISAAIYRQLSGPGAGELKDTFG
- the lipB gene encoding lipoyl(octanoyl) transferase LipB, with translation MATSLAKQRSGSPKATIAPPQWQVSDGLTGYEDALATMEARNQAVQAGDAEELIWLLEHPPLYTAGTSADPSELLTQDFPVFETGRGGRHTYHGPGQRVGYLMLDLNRRGRDIRCFVHALEGWVINALSDFDVAARRAEGRIGIWVDGPDGREAKIGAIGIRVRKWVTMHGFAVNIDPALDHFTGIIPCGISEYPVTSLRALGKDANMDDFDAALERHLPTFLNALGTNSAKGQCA
- the queC gene encoding 7-cyano-7-deazaguanine synthase QueC, encoding MNGLYPDPNDGPTAVVLLSGGLDSMVSAALAREQGYAIHALTIDYGQRHKREIEAAKAIARELRAAQHIILPLDLRQFGGSALTDDIDVPKEGVGAGIPVTYVPARNLIFLSLTLGWAEALGARDIFIGVNALDYSGYPDCRPEFIDKFTELAELATKAGDEGKPFTIHAPLQHLGKADIARETGRLGLDPALSWSCYDPAPDGRACGLCDSCRLRKQGFAEAGLIDTLPYVV
- the nadB gene encoding L-aspartate oxidase — translated: MQNDHDVLIIGSGAAGLSAAIALASERKVLVLAKGNISGGSTAWAQGGIAAVLEAGDTFESHIEDTMVAGAGLNRRETVEFVVENAPDAINKLIDYGVPFNREGDNDLHLTREGGHSHRRIVHVDDATGWAVQEALERAANANPNITILPDMVAIDLIADRHLESPTGEERIWGAYTLNRRTGRVETVTARATILATGGAGRAYLFSTAPRGATGDGIAMAWRAGARVSNMEMMQFHPTCLYNLEVKNFLITEAVRGEGGHLLIPDTGYRFMADFDDRLELAPRDVVARAIDHEIKRLGLDYVHLDISHQPADFVKGHFPTIYEKLLTLGTDITKEPIPVVPAQHYTCGGVLIDLKGRTDLDGLYAAGEVSESGLHGANRLASNSLLECFVFGDAAARDILDKWDEMPTPPAVRRWDESRVTDSDEEVVVQHNWREIRRFMWDYVGIVRTTKRLERAQNRVRLLAEEVEEYYGNFRVTADVIELRNLVDVADLIVTSALAREESRGLHYTQDYPGQLPEAKDTILQRD
- a CDS encoding type II toxin-antitoxin system ParD family antitoxin, producing the protein MATMNISLPDEMKAFVEAQVKSGLYANASDFFRDAIRDRMWTREALLEALVEGEKSGIDDLSPREAFEEFLKANP
- a CDS encoding type II toxin-antitoxin system RelE/ParE family toxin codes for the protein MKLVLTRRARRDMDSISAYTLKNWGRAQLLDYMGGLLDRMDEIAAEPEKGRSVPGIPDRFRRQSYRAHFIFFSIRGDEVRIIRILHQSMDHARHLGRSF
- a CDS encoding class I SAM-dependent methyltransferase translates to MNALYDSIGIDYSNLRKADPRIAAHIRNAIGDVASVLNVGAGTGSYEPGDLEVTALEPSAQMISQRPADAAQAVQGSAENIPFADDSFDAALAILTVHHWADAAKGLAEMRRVARKKIVILAFDPGFRENWLLDYWPQLAALDDAQMPPMDFYSGILGPVQISPLPVPHDCSDGFLYAYWRRPQAYLDPRLRKGSSSFWKIDGVDDGLARLERDLASGEWQKRYGDLLGQEQRDMGYRLLVADLA